In the Candidatus Cloacimonas acidaminovorans str. Evry genome, one interval contains:
- the rpmF gene encoding 50S ribosomal protein L32 — MAVPKRRTSKSRRDKRRTHKVLTPPTISTCKKCGEPKLPHHICEKCGTYNEKQILTVKE; from the coding sequence ATGGCAGTCCCCAAAAGACGAACCTCCAAAAGCAGGAGAGATAAACGCAGAACTCATAAGGTTTTAACTCCTCCAACTATAAGCACTTGCAAGAAATGTGGAGAACCCAAACTACCGCATCATATTTGTGAAAAATGCGGTACCTATAATGAAAAGCAAATATTAACAGTTAAGGAGTAA